The following coding sequences are from one Lolium rigidum isolate FL_2022 chromosome 6, APGP_CSIRO_Lrig_0.1, whole genome shotgun sequence window:
- the LOC124663729 gene encoding uncharacterized protein LOC124663729 translates to MKPKRSSLGRNPLSDAPHRNPDVLSNGKGPGRHPLGGAPYLDLDTVISEQGLGRCILSGALHRRPGVVKNEQGSPHLTRRVRRVRKLAESRRIRLGSWDVGSLTGKLRELVDTTVRRRVDVLCVQETKWKGQKAKEVEDTGFKLWYMGTTSNKNGVDILVNKSLRDGVVDVKRQGDRMILVKLVVGDLVLNVISAYAPQVGHNESTKREFWEGLEDLVRRVPIGEKLFIGGDLNGHVCTSNTGFERVHGGFGNGIRNQEGENVLSFALAYDMVVANCLFRKRESHLETFSSGLHSSQIDFVLSRREDRRTCIDCKVIPGESVAPQHKLVVADFRFRIRVQRGKRAKVARTKWWKLKGEASHAFRERVIKEGPWEEGGDANMMWTSMATCLRKVAVEEFGVTKGSRREAKDTWWWNDEVQKVIREKKDYFRCLYLDRSAANMEKYKVAKKAAKRAVSEARGRAYEDLYQRLNTKEGERDIYKMAKFRESKTRDH, encoded by the exons ATGAAACCCAAACGATCCTCGTTGGGGCGTAACCCTCTTAGCGACGCGCCACATCGGAACCCGGATGTGTTGTCAAATGGGAAAGGGCCGGGCCGCCACCCCCTTGGTGGCGCGCCGTATCTTGATCTGGATACAGTGATAAGTGAGCAAGGGTTGGGTCGCTGCATCCTTAGTGGCGCGCTGCACCGACGCCCTGGTGTAGTGAAAAATGAGCAAGGGTCTCCGCATTTGACTCGACGAGTGCGGAGGGTAAGGAAGTTAGCCGAGTCTAGGAGGATACGCTTAGGTAGCTGGGACGTAGGGTCCCTGACAGGTAAGTTACGGGAGTTAGTTGATACGACGGTGAGGAGGCGTGTTGATGTCCTATGTGTCCAAGAGACCAAATGGAAGGGACAGAaggcgaaggaggtggaggatACCGGTTTCAAGTTGTGGTACATGGGGACAACTTCAAACAAAAATGGAGTAGACATCTTGGTCAATAAGAGCCTCAGGGATGGAGTTGTGGACGTCAAGAGGCAAGGGGACCGGATGATCCTTGTCAAGCTGGTTGTTGGGGACTTAGTCCTCAATGTTATCAGCGCGTATGCCCCACAAGTAGGCcacaatgagagcaccaagagggagTTTTGGGAAGGCCTGGAGGACTTGGTTAGGAGGGTACCTATTGGTGAGAAGCTCTTCATAGGAGGAGACCTCAATGGCCATGTGTGTACATCTAACACAGGTTTTGAAAGGGTGCATGGGGGCTTTGGCAATGGCATCAGGAACCAAGAAGGAGAAAACGTCCTGAGCTTCGCTCTAGCCTATGACATGGTCGTAgctaactg CCTCTTTAGGAAGAGAGAATCACATCTAGAAACGTTCAGTAGTGGTCTACACTCTAGCCAGATTGATTTTGTCCTCTCTAGAAGAGAAGACAGACGCACCTGCATTGATTGTAAGGTGATACCTGGAGAGAGTGTTGCCCCTCAACATAAGCTGGTGGTTGCTGACTTTCGCTTTAGGATCCGTGTCCAGCGGGGTAAGCGCGCCAAAGTCGCTAGAAcaaagtggtggaagctcaagggtGAGGCATCCCATGCTTTCAGGGAGAGGGTTATTAAGGAGggcccttgggaggaaggaggcgATGCAAACATGATGTGGACGAGTATGGCGACCTGCTTGCGAAAGGTCGCTGTAGAGGAGTTTGGGGTGACTAAGGGAAGTAGAAGGGAAGCTAAGGATACATGGTGGTGGAACGATGAGGTCCAGAAGGTTATTAGGGAGAAGAAGGACTATTTCAGATGCCTATATCTGGACCGGAGTGCAGctaacatggagaagtacaaggtggcgaagaaggctgcaaagcgggcggtgagtgaagcaaggggtcgggcgtatgaggacctctaccaacGTTTAAACACGAAGGAAGGCGAAAGGGACATCTATAAGATGGCCAAGTTTAGGGAGAGCAAAACGAGGGAT cattaa
- the LOC124663728 gene encoding cyclin-F2-2-like: protein MDPWAFARPPPPGFGFSCARQPVADLSARLRPPPPGFVFSCVRQPLAVDDVPARVRPPPPGFSRLCKKVLPPSPREIPVPLKFSKRAAPPVSTTVSDKPSAKRQRLCSDYEDDIEANLRRTERNPEERPRPDYMKTVQQGRVSPSDRARLVGWMDAFVRHHDLVDGTLHHAVAYVDRVLSVRAMNMHTDYELRLLGAAAVFVAAKYEDGWRTMPKLDPDKIVSYGRFASRKEVLDMERHMVAALGYQLGGPTAHTFVSRFTKHAQEGEEDLKKIQRMAHHLADESLRNYACLGYLPSVLASSAILLARSALNPPDVPAWSTEMQELTGYNVMNLAGCLHAMHSFSQSLLCDPYC, encoded by the exons ATGGATCCCTGGGCCTTTGCTCGCCCTCCGCCACCCGGCTTCGGGTTCTCCTGCGCTCGCCAGCCAGTCGCCGACTTGTCCGCCCGTCTTCGACCTCCACCCCCTGGCTTCGTATTCTCCTGCGTTCGGCAGCCC CTGGCCGTCGACGACGTGCCCGCCCGTGTTCGACCACCGCCTCCCGGCTTCTCCCGTCTTTGCAAGAAGGTGCTCCCGCCATCGCCCCGCGAGATCCCCGTGCCGCTGAAGTTCTCAAAGCGCGCGGCACCACCGGTATCCACAACCGTCTCCGACAAGCCCTCCGCGAAGCGCCAGCGGCTGTGCTCCGACTACgaagacgacatcgaagccaacctCCGGCGGACGGAGCGGAACCCCGAGGAGCGGCCGCGGCCGGACTACATGAAGACGGTGCAGCAGGGCCGGGTGAGCCCGTCGGACCGCGCCCGCCTCGTCGGATGGATGGACGCGTTCGTCCGGCACCACGACCTCGTCGACGGCACGCTCCACCACGCCGTCGCCTACGTCGACCGGGTCCTATCCGTGCGAGCCATGAACATGCATACCGACTACGAGCTCCGCCTCCTGGGTGCCGCGGCCGTCTTCGTGGCCGCCAAGTACGAGGACGGCTGGCGCACCATGCCGAAGCTGGACCCCGACAAGATCGTCAGCTATGGCAGGTTCGCCTCGAGAAAGGAAGTGCTCGATATGGAGcgccacatggtggcggcgctcggGTACCAGCTGGGCGGCCCCACGGCGCACACCTTCGTCAGCCGCTTCACCAAGCACGCACAAGAAGGAGAGGAGGACCTGAAGAAGATCCAGCGCATGGCGCATCACCTCGCGGACGAGTCGCTGCGAAACTACGCGTGCCTCGGTTACCTGCCGTCCGTCCTGGCGTCGTCTGCAATCTTGCTGGCGAGGTCTGCGCTGAACCCGCCGGACGTACCGGCGTGGAGCACGGAGATGCAGGAGCTCACGGGGTACAACGTCATGAACTTGGCCGGATGCCTGCATGCTATGCACAGCTTCTCCCAGTCGCTGTTATGTGACCCCTATTGCTGA